One segment of Salvelinus alpinus chromosome 1, SLU_Salpinus.1, whole genome shotgun sequence DNA contains the following:
- the LOC139531983 gene encoding proline-rich protein 7-like has protein sequence MVMSQGTYTFLACFAGFWLVWALIVMLCCFCSFVQRRLKKRREESLREQCLRALEMEPLECLGPGGLGREPPTRELLHFCPPLTLSPPMHILHSLPQGSWASPQETDVFGKPPCYEEAVLMEDPPPPYCEVLADSRGGTNIKPSSRTSRLEQQETETSKTLPVTVFSERGYSSLIRLPTARRWDSLGHLLSTMDLNHNTLPTEPLSLQAQATTTMPREGRTHTQPELGLRSIQGLRRLEQSCGLPTSFPLLGRSTAV, from the exons ATGGTGATGTCCCAGGGCACATACACATTCCTGGCCTGCTTTGCTGGGTTCTGGCTGGTGTGGGCTCTCATCGTCATGCTGTGCTGCTTCTGTAGCTTCGTCCAGCGGCGTctgaagaagaggagggaggagagtctgAGGGAGCAGTGTCTGAGGGCCTTGGAGATGGAGCCATTGGAGTGCCTGGGCCCAGGGGGGTTGGGAAGGGAACCCCCCACCAGAGAGCTCCTCCATTTCTGCCCCCCGCTGACCCTCTCCCCTCCAATGCACATTCTTCACTCCCTCCCACAGGGCAGCTGGGCCTCCCCTCAAG AGACTGACGTGTTTGGAAAGCCCCCCTGCTATGAGGAGGCTGTTCTGATGGAGGACCCCCCTCCTCCCTACTGTGAGGTGCTGGCTGACAGCCGGGGGGGCACAAACATCAAGCCCTCCTCCCGGACCTCCAGGCTGGAGCAGCAGGAGACTGAGACCTCCAAGACTCTTCCGGTCACAGTGTTCTCAGAGCGGGGCTACTCCTCCCTGATCCGCCTGCCCACTGCCCGACGCTGGGACTCCCTGGGGCACCTGCTGTCTACCATGGACCTCAACCACAACACCCTCCCCACGGAGCCCCTCTCCCTGCAGGCCCAGGCCACTACAACCATGCCCCGCGAGGGCCGGACTCACACACAGCCAGAGCTGGGGCTGAGAAGTATCCAGGGGCTCAGGCGGCTAGAGCAGAGCTGTGGCCTGCCCACGTCCTTCCCTCTGCTGGGTCGCAGCACGGCTGTGTAA